aaatcccacgggtacgggaactatgcgggtttttctttgattgcgcgggcaaagccgcgggcggaaacctagtttttCATAATGGTACCTTGCTTCTATGCCTTATAATAGTGACATTTGTTCaagataacattttaaatgtaatttatagtaaccaaaacaaaaaaaaatatttttgagaaCTCTGATTTCCCATAACCATCTCTATTTGATtgcacaataaaaaaaagtattgataaacatttatttgttttcatcATACACTTTTTGTAATCCCATTTTACCAGTACCACGATTGCTATACTTAAgtacttatgtttataaacattgctaattgagtatttgaataaaaaaaatttttgtgctaaatggaaagattatatattagttttataacaaaactatttttttaatttagttttgcaataattcaaaagttatttcaaaataaaattagtctttgaatccagtaccgaaaacacaccgacaactcccgaagcgtcacccggacgcgtgtgacgtcataatgttagttttcactCAAAAACGTATACAACTGATGTACAACTATAACATTTTGACGTCACATCTATGGCAGTCATGGCGCgtttatagtcacgtgattttaatttaaatttcatcaatttttaattgcttataattaattgaaaaacattttttttgggcattttttgcattaaatatcaatattattaataataaagttttaaaatacatgaaaaaaatcaataatttttttttattcaaatactcaatttcTGTGAATTTGTTTCATTGACTACTTTACTGTATGTACATACTACAAGgttgaaataatataccttTCGACTTCCtaaagatatttaaaactCAACAACGGTTTCATATTACAATCTTTTAGACtcccgaaaaaaaaaatgtatatagttagatacatacataaatatcgtgaaacaaacataaaacattGTAGAGCATTGTATCCTTTAGTTTTTGGAAGtcttttgaaaattaaactttggttttgatattttcgttttattttataccaaGCAAATgcttatctacactaatacatattataaagaggaaaactttgtttgtttgattgtaatgaataggctcattaactactggaccgattttaaaaattctttcaccattcgaaagctacattatccacgagtaatataggctaggttctatcccggaaatcccacgtgaacgggaactatgcgggtttttctttgaaaacgcgggcgaagccgcaggcggaaagctagtaaaatataattttttaaattaaaatattgtccACAGTGGGAAATCCCCATGATAGGCGAACCAGAATTAGCCAAACTAAAAGTGGGAGACATAATACAACTGCAACGCCGCGGTTTCTTCCGTGTTGATGTGGCCCCATCACCTCCATCACCACATACTGGTAAAGCGACCCCGCTTGTGCTGTTCCATGTACCCGATGGACATACTAAGGAAATGCCGGGACAGGTGAGtgttttttgtgatttttatagtatttaacaagtaaaaaattgtgtttatAGACAAAATGTCGTGTAATTTTTTccttgatttttttgtgttttttttttttgtatttttatggtaaatttaaatgtaatatgtaaaaaatatgtaaattatcttttaaaaatgtagtgttatgtgtaatttattattggaCACAAAtgagtgaaaaaaaaataacaagacaAGTAATAGATAAGTACTGAGAGATCTagagtaaattataattattatgcattGATACAGCTTCAGTAAGTTTAGCCAActaatcaaattaatgttgGTACATATTCTTATTTGCACATGTGGATATGTTAGCACCTGTTCTAATTCTTATTACGTATATGAGTATGACAgagataatttataattaaataacgaGTTATTTAAACATCCGTtttgtataggtacataatatatcacttAAATGAGTAAGAATATTAAGCTATGTTTGAGACGAAAATACTGGGCTAATAATGTAAgcgaatgttattttttttgtattacacTTTGAATAGTGTGtcaatttatctttatttattatatattcctttgtttttatataggtatttaaatattaacattcattaccaaaaatgaaaataaagaaaacgaCTTTTTGttccttataaattataattaattaaattaaatataaacttaaactTATTCCACgtcaaataaatattcgtCACTTATAGGACTACAAGAGTCGTCGTAAGTTTTTTCAATCTTTACAGGTTTAATGTCAATTTTAAGATCTTCTATTGCCATACTTGGGCTATAGTTTGTATTATCAATgtcattattatttctttccttttttatattaactgAACGGATGGGGCTCAATAAAGGTGAATAGGGGTAATTTGTTAATGTATTTTCCATTGGCCAGCAGAAATCTTCGACGTTGTTTAAAACAACTGTTTCCAAGGAATGTATTGAGTTTAATTCGACGGTTGAATCTAGATCTTCCTCTATGGGGGTGCTTGTGTGAAAAATTGGAGTTGGCCATTCCGAGTACTGTGCTTTCATAcgctgaaaataaatttattaaaataaaataatgtaaattataatccCCTTAGCCGCCTTATTGtgcaatattttcaatgttatttgaatataaaatatttataaataaatatattgccaCACAACAAAAATAGTGATTTTTAAgtgaatttaaatttctactataaatttataaaaatagaaaaattcgatcacgaggcgggactcgaacctgCATCCTTTCACGCTAATCCGGGGTGGATGCCTTTTCTTtgtcttttcttttttcttgTACTTACCGTTTTTATAtggtaataaattatcagctaaaagatttacaaaaaaattggtATAAAGGGAGTTTTTCATATCTTACCTTTCTCGTTGCGCGTATTAATTCATCGATATCGGAATCGCTATAAAAACTGTCCGAGCTAATATTTtcgtatatattatttttatttattgtagtatttttatgtttcttGCATTTGCTTTTACATTTCTTTCGACTTTTCTTAACCTTTGTTTTCtgtgaaaaatgataaatctatactaatattataaagctgaagagtttgtttgtttgtttgtttgtttgaacgcgctaatctcgggaactactggtccgatttgaaaaattctttcggtgttagatagcccatttaccgaggaaggttataggctatataacatCATGCTACGGTCAACATGAGTGGAgctacgggggtgaaaccgcgcggagcagctagtaatctcataaaattattcaagataattttagttttagttttagtgTTTGATTCCTGAATCttcattaaatgaaatttatatttcaagtgACAACTcgaaaaaaatgtgtatttaatttctaaattataataagaatattCGATAAGGCTATAAAACTCTGTCCAAAGCGTAAGTGTATGATGTTATTACTTACGCGATGCAATTTATGTTTACAATAACACGTTCTTCGCATACAGCCAGGCACAATTCTTTCTATTCTTTCACTATCTCCCCTagaaagttttattatatcgCGCCCCCTcttaatattaacttctctTTTCTTCCGTCTGCGATTTGAAAACGTTTGACAGATTATACTCTCCGTGTTGTCCTGTTTACGTATAAATACGTTACGCTCCTTTTTCGGTATATGCGCCttttttatcgatttttttatttgataattttcgACAACAATAACCTCACTTTTTATATCCATGTTTTTGAATACACTAGTCACAACCTCTGATTAAGAATACGAGATCCAGCCTCGCAATTAGttactcaaaaataatttgttttcaatCACATATCATGTCTTTATATACTGTATATAATTAAGAACacaaatattatctaattttaAGCGGCCCGATGTATGCAAAGAGAATACATATACTACGTAAGGATGTATGGACGGACTTCATTATTTCGATTCTGTCAATGAAGGTAATCTGAAACTGTGTTTAACTGACACCGTCCATGGTAAAATATGCACTTgagttgtaaataaaataaataaataaaaaagccttTTATTTCCACACACTTTGGAtggttttacaatattaatttgtgttagttacaatttagaaaaaattaaataaaatttaaaaaaaaaaaaaaaaaaaaaaaaaaaatgtgttagtaatatGGTAATATCTaatgtgttattaattattgttgtgtTGGATCCCACATTGGGTGAAGGCCTCCTCCATCTTCCTCCACTTATGCCGGTCTTTACCGCAGGAAGCCCAGTCTTTCCCAGCTATATTGACAATGTCATCAGACCACCGTCTGATTGGTCTACCTACATTCCTCAATCCTTCTGGTCCTTTCCACCGTGATGTTTCCGATGTCCAACGTCCGTCAGTATAACGGCTTATGTGTCCAGCCCATTGCCACTTGAGTTTCAGTGCCTGTGTGAGAGCGTcagttaaatttgttttttctcGGATTgatgtgtttttaattttatatattttccttAGGTTAAGCATGCTTCTCTCCATGCTGCTTTGTGTTGATCTGATCTTTTGTTTTACTTTGTTTGTAAACACCCATGTTTGGCAGCCATATAGTAGACAAGGCAACAAGCAGGTAtcaaatacaattttcttGAGTTTTAAAGAGTAGTttccttttaaaatttctttaagGGACCAAAATTTTCGCCATGCTATGCTTATTCTTCTGGATATTTCATCTtcattatttagtttattgaATGATAACTGTTTGCCCAAGTAGATATACTTGTCAACATATTCAATAGTATTGTTTCTTACACAAATAGGAATGTTAGAGCTGTTGgacattattttagttttctttGAGTTCATTTCTAATCCGACCTTGAGGCTTTCAAAGTTCAAACTGTTTATCATTTCTTCTAGTTCATTTGGATTTTCTGATATTAAAACTATGTCATCTGCAAATCTCAGGTGTGTAAGatagttattgtttatttttattcctttGTTTTCCCAATttatattcctgaatattatttctaaaacgGCAATAAATAGTTTTGGCGATAGCGGGTCACCCTGTCTAACCCctctttcaattttaatttgttttcctCTTGATTCCAGTTTAACCTTGCTTGTACTGTTATTGTAgatattcattaatattttgatatattttagatCAATTTTTAGGTCACTTAAAGCGTTCCAAATTGATTTGTGGCTTATACTATCAAAGGCCTTGCTATAATCAATAAAGGCCAAATATAAGGGTCTATTAAACTCTCTATATTTTTCCATGACATTTTCCAGTGTCTGTATATGGTCCATAGTACTGAAGCCTGAGCGAAAGCCTGCTTGCTCAATTGGTTGTgcattatcaattttatttgttattcgTTTGAGAACAATTGATGCGAaggttttgtatatattaGCTAGTAAACTGATGGGTCTATAGTTCCCGATGTCTAATGGATTTCcctttttatacaaaagaatAATATCTGATGTGCACCATTGTATTGGAACAGTTTCTGTATCAAGTACAAGGTTGAACAGTTTAGTTAGATGAGGGATTAAGATCGGAGCGCCTAGTTTTAGGACCTCGTTTGATATCCCATCAGATCCCGGGCTTCTATCAGATTTTAGCTTTGTTATTTGCTCGTACACTTCTCTTTCGTCTATTTTGGGAGGTGTAGCAAAGTTCTCATAGATGCTAGGATATTGTTCCGAGACGCTGCTGTGTCCTtccttatttttgtataattcttCATAAAATGATGTTGCATGATCTAATACTTCTTGCCTTGTTCTTGTTACTTTAGATTTGTTTTCTAGCTTCTGAAtccatgttttgtttttatttatttccttgaATGCTCGCTTTGTGCTTCTAAATTTATTGAGATTGTAGGTTATTACTTTCTTTCTGTATGATCTGTAGTCATTTCTAATTGATTTGTGAGTGTCCTTGTATAGCTTGCTCAGTTGCCTCTTCATAGCTTTATCCTTAttctttgtatttattaattctgttctcttatttattaatgaaatagttGTGTCactgaatatattttgttttttcttcataatggtattatttgtttttaatgaacTGTATATTATAGCTTCCTCTAATATATTGTAGTAAGTTTGTGCATTTGTAATTCCTTCTAGGCAattgttaatgttattttgtaggcattgaatgtaattatttatttcttcgtCTGTTTGAGGGGTCTTAGGAACTGTTTTAAAGTGTTTCCGGTTTTTTTGTGAGATACTCAAAGTTACTGTCACTCGCAGGAGTCTATGGTCAGATgggaattttattttgtttattatctcAAAGTTTGTTATTGATCTTGGGGTATTTGTTAATATAAAGTCTATTTCATTTTTGGTGTTAGAATCAGGTGACCGCCATGTCCATTTTCTGTTGGGTTTTTTCCTGAAATATGTGTTGATTATAGACAATTTGTATTCGTAAGCATATTCTATTAACCTTTCTCCTCTTTCATTTCTATTACCAATACCATACTTGCCCATAATAAGACTTTCTTTGTCCGTTGGTTTACCTATTTTGGCATTAAAGTCACCAAGCACCAACACTCTATCATCAGCGAGTGAGTGTGCCTTTTTAAGATCAGTATAGAATTTCTGCAAATCTGATTCGCTCGCTTTTTCTGTTGGTGCATATACCTGTATTAATGACA
The Colias croceus chromosome 18, ilColCroc2.1 genome window above contains:
- the LOC123699875 gene encoding uncharacterized protein LOC123699875 produces the protein MDIKSEVIVVENYQIKKSIKKAHIPKKERNVFIRKQDNTESIICQTFSNRRRKKREVNIKRGRDIIKLSRGDSERIERIVPGCMRRTCYCKHKLHRKTKVKKSRKKCKSKCKKHKNTTINKNNIYENISSDSFYSDSDIDELIRATRKRMKAQYSEWPTPIFHTSTPIEEDLDSTVELNSIHSLETVVLNNVEDFCWPMENTLTNYPYSPLLSPIRSVNIKKERNNNDIDNTNYSPSMAIEDLKIDIKPVKIEKTYDDSCSPISDEYLFDVE